Proteins from a genomic interval of Panthera tigris isolate Pti1 chromosome A2, P.tigris_Pti1_mat1.1, whole genome shotgun sequence:
- the LOC122236018 gene encoding olfactory receptor 7A17-like encodes MDPSNETQISKFLLLGFSEEPGLQLLIFGLFLSMYLITVFGNLLIILAISTNPNLHTPMYFFLANLSFVDICFTSTTIPKMLVNIRTQSKVITYAGCITQIYFFILFAVMDVFLLSVMAYDRFVAICHPLHYTIIMNPRLCGLLVLVSWIMCVLNSLLQTLMMLRLSFCTHLHIPHFFCELNQMLQLACSDTFLNNVVMYLAAVLLAGGPFIGILYSYCKIVSSIHGISSAQGKCKAFSTCASHLSVVSLFYCTMLGVYLSSAATHSSRSSATASVMYTVVTPMLNPFIYSLRNKDMKRALKAFFGKETLPWPIVIRLKKCL; translated from the coding sequence ATGGACCCAAGCAATGAAACACAAATTTCAaagtttcttcttctgggattttcAGAGGAACCAGGACTGCAGCTCCTCATATTTGGGCTTTTCCTCTCCATGTACCTGATCACTGTGTTTGGGAACCTGCTCATCATCTTGGCCATCAGCACAAACCCCAACCTCCAcacgcccatgtacttcttcctggccaacctgTCCTTTGTAGACATCTGCTTCACGTCCACCACCATCCCGAAGATGCTGGTGAACATCCGGACGCAGAGCAAAGTCATAACCTATGCAGGCTGTAtcacacagatttattttttcatactcTTTGCTGTGATGGATGTCTTTCTCCTGAgtgtgatggcctatgaccggtttgtggccatctgtcaccccCTGCACTACACGATCATCATGAACCCCCGGCTCTGTGGGCTGCTGGTTCTGGTGTCCTGGATCATGTGTGTCCTGAATTCCCTGTTACAAACTTTAATGATGTTGCGGCTGTCCTTCTGTACACACTTGCATATCCcccactttttctgtgaacttaaTCAGATGCTCCAACTGGCCTGTTCTGATACCTTTCTTAATAACGTGGTGATGTATCTTGCAGCTGTCTTGTTGGCTGGTGGTCCCTTCATTGGGATCCTTTACTCTTACTGTAAGATAGTTTCCTCCATACATGGGATCTCATCAGCTCAGGGAAAGTGTAAAGCATTTTCCACCTGTGCATCTCATCTATCGGTTGTCTCCTTATTTTATTGTACGATGCTCGGCGTGTACCTGAGCTCTGCTGCTACCCACAGCTCACGGTCAAGTGCCACAGCCTCGGTGATGTACACGGTGGTCAcgcccatgctgaaccccttcatctacagcctgaggaacaaagacatgaaaaggGCTCTGAAAGCATTCTTTGGGAAGGAGACCCTTCCATGGCCAATCGTCATAAGATTGAAGAAGTGCCTCTGA